From one Planococcus citri chromosome 3, ihPlaCitr1.1, whole genome shotgun sequence genomic stretch:
- the LOC135841920 gene encoding receptor-type tyrosine-protein phosphatase N2-like isoform X2, translating into MDKLPTATRLSHTDDSLYMLMFIICGIIGAVLVSAVALYCTRKQSRLKDKLHKIGPSLDQKIGKDYQTTSKSSPESSSMTAGRASAVSGQLITSLSRESDNSQSSRSSTLSWSEEPMTNMDITTGHMVLAYMEDHLNNKARLDTEWAALCAYDADLCSVAIAQLKENLCKNRYMTALPYDHTRVKLNALSNVTGSDYINASTITDHDPQNAAYITTQGPLENTVNDFWQMIWEQGCVVIVMLTQLVENDTSMCYQYWPMDGSHLYDIYEVHLVSEHIWCDDFLVRSFYLKNVKTTETRTVTQFHFLTWPEGGIPLAMKPLLEFRRKVNKSFRRRSCPIVVHCSDGVGRTGSYLLLDMVMNRILKGAKEIDIAATLEHLRDQCAGAVCTKQQFQFVLSAVAEEVQAALRALPQQQSSQQDQPSAVDNAM; encoded by the exons ATG GATAAGCTGCCGACAGCCACGCGTCTGTCGCATACTGATGACAGCCTGTACATGTTGATGTTCATCATATGTGGCATCATAGGAGCGGTACTCGTTTCGGCAGTCGCACTTTACTGCACCAGAAAACAGTCCAGGTTGAAGGATAAACTGCATAAAATTGGGCCATCAttggaccaaaaaattggcaaagaCTATCAA ACAACAAGTAAATCGTCGCCAGAAAGCAGCTCCATGACGGCTGGCAGAGCCAGTGCCGTCAGTGGTCAACTCATCACCAGCTTATCCCGAGAATCGGACAACAGTCAGTCCTCCAGATCCAGTACATTGTCTTG GAGCGAAGAGCCGATGACCAACATGGACATCACTACTGGCCACATGGTGCTGGCTTACATGGAAGATCATCTCAACAACAAAGCTAGACTTGATACAGAATGGGCCGCGTTATGCGCTTATGATGCTGATCTGTGTTCTGTGGCAATTGCGCAACTG AAAGAAAACCTGTGTAAGAACAGATACATGACCGCTTTGCCGTATGATCACACCAGAGTCAAATTGAATGCACTATCCAACGTTACTGGATCTGACTACATAAACGCATCCACCATA ACTGATCACGATCCTCAAAATGCTGCCTATATCACGACACAAGGCCCTCTGGAAAATACAGtcaatgatttttggcaaatgatATGGGAACAAGGATGTGTAGTAATTGTGATGCTGACTCAACTTGTTGAGAATGATACATCCATGTGTTACCAATACTGGCCAATGGACGGATCACATTTGTATGACATTTACGAA GTGCATCTAGTCAGTGAACACATTTGGTGTGATGATTTCTTGGTGCGTagtttctatttgaaaaatgtcaaaaccaCCGAAACTAGGACAGTGACccagtttcactttttgacaTGGCCTGAAGGTGGTATCCCATTGGCTATGAAACCATTGCTCGAATTCCGCAG AAAAGTCAATAAATCATTCAGGAGACGTTCTTGCCCAATTGTTGTGCATTGCAG CGATGGCGTAGGTCGTACTGGTTCCTATCTGCTGCTCGACATGGTGATGAATCGTATATTGAAAGGAGCCAAAGAAATTGACATTGCGGCCACGCTGGAGCATTTACGAGATCAATGTGCCGGAGCAGTGTGCACCAAGCAGCAATTCCAATTTGTACTTTCGGCAGTCGCTGAAGAAGTTCAGGCCGCATTGCGAGCATTGCCTCAACAACAGTCCTCACAGCAAGATCAGCCAAGTGCAGTTGATAACGCCATGTAA
- the LOC135841920 gene encoding receptor-type tyrosine-protein phosphatase N2-like isoform X4: MDLCQTKTTSKSSPESSSMTAGRASAVSGQLITSLSRESDNSQSSRSSTLSWSEEPMTNMDITTGHMVLAYMEDHLNNKARLDTEWAALCAYDADLCSVAIAQLKENLCKNRYMTALPYDHTRVKLNALSNVTGSDYINASTITDHDPQNAAYITTQGPLENTVNDFWQMIWEQGCVVIVMLTQLVENDTSMCYQYWPMDGSHLYDIYEVHLVSEHIWCDDFLVRSFYLKNVKTTETRTVTQFHFLTWPEGGIPLAMKPLLEFRRKVNKSFRRRSCPIVVHCSDGVGRTGSYLLLDMVMNRILKGAKEIDIAATLEHLRDQCAGAVCTKQQFQFVLSAVAEEVQAALRALPQQQSSQQDQPSAVDNAM, encoded by the exons ATG GATCTATGTCAAACAAAGACAACAAGTAAATCGTCGCCAGAAAGCAGCTCCATGACGGCTGGCAGAGCCAGTGCCGTCAGTGGTCAACTCATCACCAGCTTATCCCGAGAATCGGACAACAGTCAGTCCTCCAGATCCAGTACATTGTCTTG GAGCGAAGAGCCGATGACCAACATGGACATCACTACTGGCCACATGGTGCTGGCTTACATGGAAGATCATCTCAACAACAAAGCTAGACTTGATACAGAATGGGCCGCGTTATGCGCTTATGATGCTGATCTGTGTTCTGTGGCAATTGCGCAACTG AAAGAAAACCTGTGTAAGAACAGATACATGACCGCTTTGCCGTATGATCACACCAGAGTCAAATTGAATGCACTATCCAACGTTACTGGATCTGACTACATAAACGCATCCACCATA ACTGATCACGATCCTCAAAATGCTGCCTATATCACGACACAAGGCCCTCTGGAAAATACAGtcaatgatttttggcaaatgatATGGGAACAAGGATGTGTAGTAATTGTGATGCTGACTCAACTTGTTGAGAATGATACATCCATGTGTTACCAATACTGGCCAATGGACGGATCACATTTGTATGACATTTACGAA GTGCATCTAGTCAGTGAACACATTTGGTGTGATGATTTCTTGGTGCGTagtttctatttgaaaaatgtcaaaaccaCCGAAACTAGGACAGTGACccagtttcactttttgacaTGGCCTGAAGGTGGTATCCCATTGGCTATGAAACCATTGCTCGAATTCCGCAG AAAAGTCAATAAATCATTCAGGAGACGTTCTTGCCCAATTGTTGTGCATTGCAG CGATGGCGTAGGTCGTACTGGTTCCTATCTGCTGCTCGACATGGTGATGAATCGTATATTGAAAGGAGCCAAAGAAATTGACATTGCGGCCACGCTGGAGCATTTACGAGATCAATGTGCCGGAGCAGTGTGCACCAAGCAGCAATTCCAATTTGTACTTTCGGCAGTCGCTGAAGAAGTTCAGGCCGCATTGCGAGCATTGCCTCAACAACAGTCCTCACAGCAAGATCAGCCAAGTGCAGTTGATAACGCCATGTAA
- the LOC135841920 gene encoding receptor-type tyrosine-protein phosphatase N2-like isoform X1, translating to MDKLPTATRLSHTDDSLYMLMFIICGIIGAVLVSAVALYCTRKQSRLKDKLHKIGPSLDQKIGKDYQDLCQTKTTSKSSPESSSMTAGRASAVSGQLITSLSRESDNSQSSRSSTLSWSEEPMTNMDITTGHMVLAYMEDHLNNKARLDTEWAALCAYDADLCSVAIAQLKENLCKNRYMTALPYDHTRVKLNALSNVTGSDYINASTITDHDPQNAAYITTQGPLENTVNDFWQMIWEQGCVVIVMLTQLVENDTSMCYQYWPMDGSHLYDIYEVHLVSEHIWCDDFLVRSFYLKNVKTTETRTVTQFHFLTWPEGGIPLAMKPLLEFRRKVNKSFRRRSCPIVVHCSDGVGRTGSYLLLDMVMNRILKGAKEIDIAATLEHLRDQCAGAVCTKQQFQFVLSAVAEEVQAALRALPQQQSSQQDQPSAVDNAM from the exons ATG GATAAGCTGCCGACAGCCACGCGTCTGTCGCATACTGATGACAGCCTGTACATGTTGATGTTCATCATATGTGGCATCATAGGAGCGGTACTCGTTTCGGCAGTCGCACTTTACTGCACCAGAAAACAGTCCAGGTTGAAGGATAAACTGCATAAAATTGGGCCATCAttggaccaaaaaattggcaaagaCTATCAA GATCTATGTCAAACAAAGACAACAAGTAAATCGTCGCCAGAAAGCAGCTCCATGACGGCTGGCAGAGCCAGTGCCGTCAGTGGTCAACTCATCACCAGCTTATCCCGAGAATCGGACAACAGTCAGTCCTCCAGATCCAGTACATTGTCTTG GAGCGAAGAGCCGATGACCAACATGGACATCACTACTGGCCACATGGTGCTGGCTTACATGGAAGATCATCTCAACAACAAAGCTAGACTTGATACAGAATGGGCCGCGTTATGCGCTTATGATGCTGATCTGTGTTCTGTGGCAATTGCGCAACTG AAAGAAAACCTGTGTAAGAACAGATACATGACCGCTTTGCCGTATGATCACACCAGAGTCAAATTGAATGCACTATCCAACGTTACTGGATCTGACTACATAAACGCATCCACCATA ACTGATCACGATCCTCAAAATGCTGCCTATATCACGACACAAGGCCCTCTGGAAAATACAGtcaatgatttttggcaaatgatATGGGAACAAGGATGTGTAGTAATTGTGATGCTGACTCAACTTGTTGAGAATGATACATCCATGTGTTACCAATACTGGCCAATGGACGGATCACATTTGTATGACATTTACGAA GTGCATCTAGTCAGTGAACACATTTGGTGTGATGATTTCTTGGTGCGTagtttctatttgaaaaatgtcaaaaccaCCGAAACTAGGACAGTGACccagtttcactttttgacaTGGCCTGAAGGTGGTATCCCATTGGCTATGAAACCATTGCTCGAATTCCGCAG AAAAGTCAATAAATCATTCAGGAGACGTTCTTGCCCAATTGTTGTGCATTGCAG CGATGGCGTAGGTCGTACTGGTTCCTATCTGCTGCTCGACATGGTGATGAATCGTATATTGAAAGGAGCCAAAGAAATTGACATTGCGGCCACGCTGGAGCATTTACGAGATCAATGTGCCGGAGCAGTGTGCACCAAGCAGCAATTCCAATTTGTACTTTCGGCAGTCGCTGAAGAAGTTCAGGCCGCATTGCGAGCATTGCCTCAACAACAGTCCTCACAGCAAGATCAGCCAAGTGCAGTTGATAACGCCATGTAA
- the LOC135841920 gene encoding receptor-type tyrosine-protein phosphatase N2-like isoform X3, producing the protein MLMFIICGIIGAVLVSAVALYCTRKQSRLKDKLHKIGPSLDQKIGKDYQDLCQTKTTSKSSPESSSMTAGRASAVSGQLITSLSRESDNSQSSRSSTLSWSEEPMTNMDITTGHMVLAYMEDHLNNKARLDTEWAALCAYDADLCSVAIAQLKENLCKNRYMTALPYDHTRVKLNALSNVTGSDYINASTITDHDPQNAAYITTQGPLENTVNDFWQMIWEQGCVVIVMLTQLVENDTSMCYQYWPMDGSHLYDIYEVHLVSEHIWCDDFLVRSFYLKNVKTTETRTVTQFHFLTWPEGGIPLAMKPLLEFRRKVNKSFRRRSCPIVVHCSDGVGRTGSYLLLDMVMNRILKGAKEIDIAATLEHLRDQCAGAVCTKQQFQFVLSAVAEEVQAALRALPQQQSSQQDQPSAVDNAM; encoded by the exons ATGTTGATGTTCATCATATGTGGCATCATAGGAGCGGTACTCGTTTCGGCAGTCGCACTTTACTGCACCAGAAAACAGTCCAGGTTGAAGGATAAACTGCATAAAATTGGGCCATCAttggaccaaaaaattggcaaagaCTATCAA GATCTATGTCAAACAAAGACAACAAGTAAATCGTCGCCAGAAAGCAGCTCCATGACGGCTGGCAGAGCCAGTGCCGTCAGTGGTCAACTCATCACCAGCTTATCCCGAGAATCGGACAACAGTCAGTCCTCCAGATCCAGTACATTGTCTTG GAGCGAAGAGCCGATGACCAACATGGACATCACTACTGGCCACATGGTGCTGGCTTACATGGAAGATCATCTCAACAACAAAGCTAGACTTGATACAGAATGGGCCGCGTTATGCGCTTATGATGCTGATCTGTGTTCTGTGGCAATTGCGCAACTG AAAGAAAACCTGTGTAAGAACAGATACATGACCGCTTTGCCGTATGATCACACCAGAGTCAAATTGAATGCACTATCCAACGTTACTGGATCTGACTACATAAACGCATCCACCATA ACTGATCACGATCCTCAAAATGCTGCCTATATCACGACACAAGGCCCTCTGGAAAATACAGtcaatgatttttggcaaatgatATGGGAACAAGGATGTGTAGTAATTGTGATGCTGACTCAACTTGTTGAGAATGATACATCCATGTGTTACCAATACTGGCCAATGGACGGATCACATTTGTATGACATTTACGAA GTGCATCTAGTCAGTGAACACATTTGGTGTGATGATTTCTTGGTGCGTagtttctatttgaaaaatgtcaaaaccaCCGAAACTAGGACAGTGACccagtttcactttttgacaTGGCCTGAAGGTGGTATCCCATTGGCTATGAAACCATTGCTCGAATTCCGCAG AAAAGTCAATAAATCATTCAGGAGACGTTCTTGCCCAATTGTTGTGCATTGCAG CGATGGCGTAGGTCGTACTGGTTCCTATCTGCTGCTCGACATGGTGATGAATCGTATATTGAAAGGAGCCAAAGAAATTGACATTGCGGCCACGCTGGAGCATTTACGAGATCAATGTGCCGGAGCAGTGTGCACCAAGCAGCAATTCCAATTTGTACTTTCGGCAGTCGCTGAAGAAGTTCAGGCCGCATTGCGAGCATTGCCTCAACAACAGTCCTCACAGCAAGATCAGCCAAGTGCAGTTGATAACGCCATGTAA